In Paraburkholderia flava, one genomic interval encodes:
- the adk gene encoding adenylate kinase: MRLILLGAPGAGKGTQANFIKEKFGIPQISTGDMLRAAVKAGSPLGVEAKRYMDAGELVPDDLIINLVKERLREPDCANGYLFDGFPRTLPQAEAMKQAGVAIDYVLEIDVPFDEIIVRMSGRRVHAASGRTYHVKFNPPKVENTDDVTGEPLIQRDDDKEETVRKRLDVYVAQTRPLVDYYNGWAQRGDENGLKAPAYRRISGLGGVDEIRTRVFDALK; this comes from the coding sequence ATGCGTTTGATCCTGTTGGGCGCCCCCGGGGCGGGGAAGGGAACCCAGGCAAACTTCATCAAGGAAAAATTCGGCATCCCGCAAATTTCCACCGGCGACATGCTGCGCGCCGCAGTGAAAGCAGGTTCGCCGCTCGGCGTCGAAGCGAAGCGCTACATGGATGCCGGCGAACTCGTACCCGACGACCTCATCATCAATCTCGTAAAAGAACGCCTGCGTGAGCCGGACTGCGCGAACGGCTATCTGTTCGACGGTTTTCCGCGCACGCTGCCGCAAGCGGAAGCGATGAAGCAGGCCGGCGTCGCGATCGACTACGTGCTGGAAATCGATGTGCCGTTCGACGAGATCATCGTCCGGATGAGCGGCCGTCGCGTGCATGCGGCGTCGGGACGCACCTATCACGTGAAGTTCAATCCGCCGAAGGTCGAGAACACCGACGACGTCACCGGCGAGCCGCTGATCCAGCGCGACGACGACAAGGAAGAAACCGTGCGCAAGCGGCTCGACGTGTATGTCGCGCAGACGCGTCCGCTGGTCGACTACTACAACGGCTGGGCACAGCGCGGCGACGAGAACGGCCTGAAGGCGCCGGCGTATCGCCGTATCTCCGGGCTCGGCGGCGTCGACGAAATCCGTACGCGTGTGTTCGACGCGCTGAAGTAA